Below is a genomic region from Fusobacterium nucleatum.
GATAAAAAATAGAGGAGAAAGATTAAAAATATCTGGAGAAGGCATATATATTATGGCTGAAATGGATATCTTAAATATATATGAATATGTCGTGAGTAAAAAACCAAAAGTTGTAGTTGTAGATTCCATACAAACATTGTATAATTCTAGTATGGATTCTATATCTGGTACACCAACCCAAATTAGAGAATGTACTTTAAAAATTATAGAAATGGCTAAGAAATATAATATTTCATTCTTTATAGTTGGGCATATTACAAAAGATGGAAAGGTTGCAGGACCTAAATTACTTGAACATATGGTTGATGCTGTATTTAATTTTGAAGGTGATGAAGGACTTTATTATAGAATACTTAGAAGTGTAAAAAATAGATTTGGTTCAACTAATGAGATTGCAGTATTTAGTATGGAAGAAAATGGAATGAGAGAAATAAAAAATTCCTCCGAATATTTTTTAAGTGAAAGAGAAGAAAAAAATATTGGAAGTATGGTTGTACCAATTTTAGAGGGAACAAAAGTTTTTCTTTTGGAAGTACAATCCCTCATAACAGATAGTGGAATTGGAATACCTAAAAGGGTAGTTCAAGGATATGATAGAAACAGAATACAAATTTTAACTGCAATAGCAGAAAAAAAATTATATGTTCCACTTGGGATGAAAGATTTATTTGTGAATGTTCCGGGAGGATTGGCAATAGAAGACCCAGCAGCTGACTTAGCAGTGTTAATGTCAATTTTATCAGTACATAAAGGTTTTGCAATAAGTCAAAAGATAGCTGCAATAGGAGAACTTGGGTTAAGAGGAGAAATAAGAAAAGTATTTTTCTTAGAAAGAAGATTAAAAGAATTAGAAAAGCTCGGATTTACAGGAGTTTATGTTCCAGAATCAAATAGAAAAGAGATTGAAAAGAAAAAATATAAACTGAAGATAATATATTTAAAGAACTTAGATGAACTATTGGAAAGGATGAATAAGAATGACTAAACAAGATTTGATGGATATAATAGTTAAAGTTGCACCTGGAAGTCCTTTAAGAGAAGGAGTAGACTATATTTTAGATGCAGGTATAGGAGCTTTAATAATAATAGGTTATGATGATGAAGTTGAAAAGGTTAGAGATGGTGGTTTCTTAATAGACTGTGATTATACACCTGAAAGAATTTTTGAGCTATCTAAAATGGATGGAGCAATAATTTTAAATGATGACTGTTCAAAAATCTTGTATGCCAATGTTCATGTACAACCTGATAATTCATATTCTACAACAGAAAGTGGAACAAGACATAGAACTGCTGAGAGAGCAGCAAAGCATTTAAAAAGAGAAGTTGTAGCAATATCTGAAAGAAAAAAGAATGTTACTTTATATAAAGGAAATTTGAAATATAGACTTAAAAATTTTGATGAATTGAATATAGAAGTTGGACAAGTTTTGAAAACTCTTGAAAGTTATAGACATGTTTTAAACCGTTCGCTTGATAGTTTAACAATTCTTGAATTAGATGATTTAGTAACAGTTCTTGATGTTGCTAACACTTTACAAAGATTTGAAATGGTAAGAAGAATTAGTGAAGAAATAACTAGATATCTTTTAGAATTAGGTTCAAGAGGAAGATTGGTAAATATGCAAGTTTCTGAACTTATCTGGGATTTAGATGAAGAAGAAGAAAGTTTCTTGAAAGACTATATTGATGATGAAACAGATACAGATAGTGTAAGAAGATATTTACATTCTTTATCTGATTCTGAATTATTAGAAGTTGAAAATGTAGTCGTTGCATTAGGATATAGTAAATCTTCAAGTGTTTTTGATAATAAAATAGCTGCAAAAGGTTATAGAGTTCTTGAAAAAATAAGTAAATTAACAAAAAAAGATGTAGAAAAAATAGTAAATACATATAAAGATATATCTGAAATTCAGGAAGTAACTGATGAAGATTTTTCTGCTATTAAAATAAGTAAATTCAAAATTAAGGCTTTAAGAGCAGGAATAAATAGATTGAAATTTACAATAGAAATGCAAAGATAAATATAGTAATGAAATTGGGTTACAAGTTGTAACTCAATTTTTTTCTTTTCACTAGACAATTTAAAAAAAATATTATAAAATAAGCTTTATTATTTAAAATTTTTGGAGGGAATTAAATGAACAGTATTGGTAATGTTGGTAAAAAAACTTTAATTTCTTTGACAATACCAATATTTTTAGAATTGTTATTAGTAACAGTTGTAGGAAATATTGATACAATAATGCTGGGCTATTACAGTGATGAGGCAGTAGGGGCAATAGGGGGAATAACACAACTGCTTAATATTCAAAACGTAATATTCAGTTTTATAAATATGGCAACATCTATATTAACAGCACAATTTTTAGGTGCAAGGGATTATAAAAGAGTAAAACAAGTTATAAGTGTTTCACTGGTTCTTAATATTCTTTTAGGAGTAGTTTTAGGAGGGATATATTTATTTTTTTGGAGAGGTTTACTTCAAAAGATGAATCTTCCAGAAGAACTGGTTGGAATAGGAAGATACTATTTTCAACTAGTTGGTGGACTTTGTATATTTCAAGGTATAATCTTATCTTGTGGAGCAATACTTAAAAGTCATGGTAGAGCAACAGAAACTTTAATTATTAATGTAGGAGTAAATATTTTAAATATTTTGGGGAATGCTTTATTTATTTTTGGTTGGTTAGGAATGCCAGTTTTAGGACCAACAGGAGTTGGAATTTCAACAGTTATTTCAAGAGGAATTGGTTGTGTTGTGGCATTTTATATGATGTGTAAATATTGTAATTTTACATTTAGAAAGAAATATATAAAACCTTTTCCATTTAAAATAGTAAAAAATATCTTATCAATAGGTTTACCTACTGCTGGTGAAAATTTATCTTGGAATATGGGACAACTTATGATAGTTGCTATGGTAAATACTATGGGGACTACAATTATTGCCTCTCGTACATATCTAATGTTGATAAGTAGCTTTATTATGACCTTGTCAATAGCATTAGGACAAGGAACAGCTATTCAGATTGGACATTTAGTTGGAGCAGGAGAAATAAAAGAAGTCTATAATAAATGTTTAAAAAGTGTGAAGATTGCATTTATATTTGCTTTTGTTGCAACTTCAATAGTCTGTCTTTTAAGAAAACCAATTATGAATATTTTTACAACTAATCCAGATATTTTAAAAGCCTCATTAAAAATATTTCCTTTGATGATTATATTAGAAATGGGGAGAGTATTTAATATAGTTATAATAAATTCACTTCATGCAGCAGGAGATATTAAATTTCCTATGTTTATGGGAATAACTTTTGTATTTACAGTAGCAGTTCTATTTTCATATATATTTGGAATTTCTCTTGGATGGGGACTTGTTGGAATATGGATAGCAAATGCAATGGATGAGTGGATTAGAGGACTTGCAATGTACTTTAGATGGAAGAGTAAAAAATGGCAAAATAAAAGTTTTGTATAGTTATTTATAGGTGAACAATTATGAAGAAAATGATGTTTGAGCTTGAAAAAGAATTGGAAGAAAGAATATTAGTTTTAGATGGAGCAATGGGTACAGTTCTGCAAAAATATGAGTTGACAGCAGAAGATTTTAATGGAGCAAAAGGTTGCTATGAAATATTAAATGAAACTAGACCTGACATAATTTTTGAAGTACATAAAAAATATATAGAAGCAGGAGCAGATATAATTGAAACTAATAGTTTTAACTGTAATGCAATATCATTAAAAGATTATCATTTAGAAAATAAAGTTTATGATTTAGCAAAAAAATCAGCAGAGATTGCAAGAGATGTAGTTAGAAAAAGTGGGAAGAAAGTTTATGTATTTGGTTCAGTTGGACCTACAAATAAGGGTTTATCTTTTCTTGAGGAAGATATGTCTTGTAAAAGAGCTGTAAGTTTTGATGAAATAAAAGAAGTTATAAAAGTTCAAGTAGCAGGACTTATAGATGGTGGAGTAGATGGAATTTTATTAGAAACCATCTTTGATGGTTTAACAGCTAAGGCTGCACTACTTGCAATAGAAGAAGTTTTTGAAGAAAAAAATATAAAACTACCTATTTCAATTTCTGCTACTGTAAATAAACAAGGAAAGTTATCAACAGGACAAAGTATAGAATCTTTAATGGTGGATTTAGATAGAGATTTTGTAATTTCATTTGGATTTAACTGTTCATTTGGAGCTAAGAATTTAGTACCTCTTGTTATAAAAATAAAAGAATTGACAACAAAGTTTGTATCAATGCATGCAAATGCAGGATTACCTAATCAAAATAGGGAATATCTAGAAACTGCACAAAAAATGAGAGATGATTTACTACCACTTATAGAAAATCAAGCTATAAATATTTTAGGTGGCTGTTGTGGAACAGATTATGAACATATAAAGTTAATAGCTGAGTTAGTTAAAGGACAAAAACCAAGAAGTTTACCAGAAAGATAATTATTTTTTAACATAAAATGGTATAAATATGTTATAATATTTAACTGAGGTGAGATTATGAAAAAAATATTAGCATTTATTAGTTTATTATTTTTAATGGTAGCTTGTTCTTCAACAGAAGAAGTTAAAAGTACTGGTAATAGAAATATTAACAGAGGGAGTAATATTTCAAGAAGTCAAACAACAGTAAGAAATATTGGAAAATTCCAAGTTGACTCAAATTCTTATGTAGCAACAGGGAAAAATGAAAGAGTTCAATTTATTATTCTTCATTATACAGCAACAGATAATTTAGGTGCTATTAAAGAATTGACTTCAAGTAGAGTAAGTTCTCATTTCTTAGTATTAGATGAAGATGACAATAAAATATATAATTTAGTTCCACTTGAACAAAGAGCTTGGCATGCAGGAGCAAGTGCATTTAGAGGAAGAACAAATATAAATGATACTTCTGTTGGAATTGAAATAGTGAGTGATGGTATAGCAAAAGAATTTATAGCTGACCCTAATCCATATCATCCTTATGATCATTATGTTGACTATAAGCCAATACAAATAGAAAAAGCAGCTCAAATTATAAAATATGTTGCAGAAAAATATAATATTCCTGCAAGAAATATACTTGCACATTCTGATATTGCACCTAGTAGAAAGAAAGACCCGGGAGCAAAGTTTCCTTGGAAAGAACTATATGATAAATATAATATAGGTGCTTGGTATGATGAAGCAGATAAACAAGAATTTATGGATGAAGAAAAATTTAATGCTACTTCAATTAGAGAAATAAAAGATGAATTGAGAAAGTATGGCTATGAAATAAATAGATTTGATGAATGGGATAAAGAAAGTAAAGATGTGGTTTATGCTTTTCAATTACACTTTAATCCTAAAAATCCAACAGGAGAAATGGATTTAGAAACTTTTGCAATTTTAAAAGCATTGAATAAAAAATATCCTGAATAAAGGTGATTTTTATGACAGAAAAAGAAATTGAATTATCTATGGATAAGGCTTTAAAAAAGCTTCCTTTTGAAATTAGAAAAATAAAATTTGTTTTAGCAGTGATAAAGTTTTTTAAAAGGAAATAGTTTATGGATGTGATTAAATTAATATCTGTAAGTAATAATGAATTGAAAAATGAAGCATTGAATATTTATCTAAAAAATAACTATTATTTTAATAAAATGTCAGATAATCCTCCTAGTATTTCTAATGTTGAGAAAGATATAGAGGCTATCCCTAATGGAGTTCAGAAAAATCAGAAGAATTATAGGTTAATTTCTTTTAATGATGAAATATTGGGAGTAGTTGATTATTTAACTGATTATCCAGAAAAAAATACTATTCTTATAGGATTTTTTATAATAAAAAATGATAAACAAAAATAAGGTTTGGGAACTAAAATTTTTGGATACTTGGAAAAATCATTTAAAAATAAAAAATTTTTAAAAATAAGAATAGGAGTATTGGTTGATAATGAAATTGGATTTTCTTTTTGGAAAAAACAAAACTTTAAAGAAATTGAAAGAAAATTTTTAAAATTTGAAAAGTCTGAAAAAGAAGTTATAGTTATGGAAAAAGAAATATAATCTATTATTGAGCTATTGTGAAAATAAATTTGCAATAGCTTTTTATTTTTGATTTAATATAAAAAATAAGAAAAACTTTGAAAAAAATTTTATAAAATTAGATTTTGATTATTGAGGTGATAATGTTATGGAATTAGTTATTTTAATTGTAGTAGGAAGTGTTATATCTATAATTGTGAACTTATTTTTATTGATTTTTAAGAAAAAATCTATATATTTTAAATATATTTTATTAAGTCTTCTATCTCTAGTAGTAGGTTCTTTTATATTTATGATGATAGCATTACAAGCATTACCTAATGGATAAATGGAGAATAGAGATTATGGAGATGGAACTAAAAAAACTTTGGAGGGAAATATGCTAGAAGAAAAATTATTAAAGAAAATAAAAACTATCAATGAAAATTTTATAAATTTAGGTTTTGATTTAGAAGAAGATTTAATTGAACTTGTAACTCAAAGAGAAGATATTAAAGATAGAATAGAAAATACTAAATATAAGAAAATGACTTTTTCAAAAGATGAAGAAAATAATTCATATATTTTAAATTTGGAAGATTGCCAAATAAGTTTTGATATTATTGAAGGAGAAGATGAAGAAGGACCTTGGTTTGAAGTGGAATGTAACATAATTTTCTTTTAATAGAGATAGGGGGTTGAGATGGAAATTATAAATAATATTTTTATGATAGTAATTTTATACTCAATCTTAAAACATCAGAAAAAAAAGAGCTTGATAAAAATAATAGAATAAAAACTGTTATAGCTATATTACTTATAATAAACTTTTTTTGTCTTTTTGTAGATTATAGTTTTTTATATTTTATAAATTTTATACTTATTTTTATAATTATTATATTAATTATTAAAAGTTTAATTTTATTAATTTCAAGAAAAGATATATTTTATTTTTGCTTTATATTGTTGAATATTTTATTATTAATAATATATTTCTTTTTATTATTTATGATGCTTGTATTAATGTCTGGTTTTTAAAATTTATTTTGAGTATAGTTTATGGAGATAGAAATTAAAATACATTAGAAATAAAAAAGGTGAGGTCAGTGAAAATTTTTAATTGTAATATATTAATAGATTTAGTTGTAGTTTTTGTAATTATTTTAAGATATATTTTTCCTAAAATAAATCAATATAAAAATTATATTTTATATTTTTTAAAAAAACTAGTTTATTTAGATTTTCTTTTTAGTATTTTTTTATGATAAATAGAGGTATTGATATGAAATATATTTTAAATGAGAGTATGGTAGGGATAAATGGAATAGAAAAAATATCATTAAAGGAAGTTATTGAAAAATTTTCATATCCTGAAAATATTAAGATAAAAATAGAAAAAGATCCTTATAATATTGATATTGAATTGAAATATAAAGATTTTACAATTTATTATGATATCTATTACTGTGTAGATAAGCAAATTCCAGAATTTCATACTTTATCATTTTCTTTGAAGAAACTTTATCTCAATGACCAAATCTATATTAAAATTGGAGAAGAAGCAAAGAAAGTGATTTCTAAGATTAAAGAAAATTATAAAAGTTTAAATTATAAATATGAAGCTAATGAATATTCAGGAAGTTATTATTTTAAAAATTTAGATTTAACAATATTTTTTGAAAAATATGGGAGAAAAAAGATAGTAGATTGGATAGATATTTCTTTACCTTATGAAGATAATCCTAATATTTTAGATATTGGAAAAATTTTAAAATTAGATATTTTAAAGAATATTTTTAACAATGATTAGGAGATTAAAAATGAAATTTATTTTAAATAAAACTTCTGGAATTAACCAAATTGAAAATATATTTTTAGAAAAGATTTTAAAAACTTTTTCATTTCCAGAAAATATTGAAATTAATATAAAAAACGAAAATATTTTGGATATATGTTTGGAATATCCAAATATAGATTTGAATATATATTATGTAATAAACTTAAAAAGTCCTCAAAATCATACAATACATTTTGTTGTAAAGAAATTATATCTTACTGATAGTAATTTTATAGAAGAAGATGAAGAAATAAACAAGGCTTTACCTAAAATAATAAAATATCTGAAAGATAATAAGAAATTAGAAGAATATAAAATTGAAAGAAGAAAGAATTCAGGGATATATTATTTTGATAATTATGGAATAGCTATTTTTTACCAAAAGATATTTAATAGAAAAGTTATAGAAAAAATTGATATATCTTTACCTTCTGAAAATAATGTAGATATTTCAAGTTTAGGAAAACTTTTAGGAATAGAAATTTTAGAACAAATTTTATAAAAATGTGGAGAAAAATAAATGGAGAAAAAGGAAATAAAATTAAATCATTTTAATATTTATGCAGTAATTGCAATAATAGCCTTAATATATTTCTCAATAAAATGTATTCAATTTTATTTTAAGTTAGAAATACCTAAGGAGATTTGGGAAACTATAATTGTGAAAAAGAATATATCAGCTAAACTTTTGGAAAATTTATTTTTCTTATTATTAGTATTTATCCCACCTTTATTAGTATACCTTTTTGTAAAAAAAATATATAAAATATGTAATTATTTTTTAAGTGAAGAAAAAATAATTATCTCAGATGAACATTTTTATTATACAAGAAAATTAGCTATAATTAATTTTGAAAAGTTTGAAATTAATTTAAATGAAATAAAAAGAATTACTAAAATACCAATGAAAATTCCAAATAGATTTTCAACGAATATTTCAGCATTAGCTATTTTATGGTATTTTAAGGAACAAGAAAGAATATTAATAAAAGATAAAAATGGAAAAGAATATAAGATATGGAATATTCCAGCAAGAAAATTCTCTCCTTCAACATACTTTGGAATACCAAAAGATGATGTAGATTTGTATATTAAAGAATTGAGAGAATACTTAAAACTTGAAGAAGAAAATATGGAGGATAGCCAAAAAACTGAAAGTTTAAATGTAGAGATGAAAAAGTTAATATATAGTCATCCAGATCTATCAGAAAAAAAGAAAAGTTTTTTTATTTTGTTCTTTTTTCAACTTTTTCTTACATTTATTTTTTTAGTGGTTTTTAGTGAAGGAATAACAGTATTCTATGAGAGTGAAATAGAGATATTATTTTTTATAGTAATGGGTATTGCTTGTATTCTAATAACTTATTTTATAATAAAAGCAATGAAAAATGCAATTATTTATTTTTTTCCTTATGAAGAGTATGAAATAATTGAAGATAGATTATATTATAGGAAAAAATTAAAATTATTTGCTAAATCTTTTATAATGGAGAAGTTTGATGTAAGATTAAAGGATATAGATAGTATTTCATCCTTAGCTCCAAAAATCTCT
It encodes:
- the radA gene encoding DNA repair protein RadA, which codes for MVKGTVYYCSECGYKSVKWAGKCPECGAWSSFEEVDELPKDVKKSKNSDIKVYEFKDVEYTSEDRYKTKYEEFDRLLGGGLLKGEVVLVTGNPGIGKSTLLLQVANSYKDYGDVLYISGEESPAQIKNRGERLKISGEGIYIMAEMDILNIYEYVVSKKPKVVVVDSIQTLYNSSMDSISGTPTQIRECTLKIIEMAKKYNISFFIVGHITKDGKVAGPKLLEHMVDAVFNFEGDEGLYYRILRSVKNRFGSTNEIAVFSMEENGMREIKNSSEYFLSEREEKNIGSMVVPILEGTKVFLLEVQSLITDSGIGIPKRVVQGYDRNRIQILTAIAEKKLYVPLGMKDLFVNVPGGLAIEDPAADLAVLMSILSVHKGFAISQKIAAIGELGLRGEIRKVFFLERRLKELEKLGFTGVYVPESNRKEIEKKKYKLKIIYLKNLDELLERMNKND
- the disA gene encoding DNA integrity scanning diadenylate cyclase DisA; the encoded protein is MTKQDLMDIIVKVAPGSPLREGVDYILDAGIGALIIIGYDDEVEKVRDGGFLIDCDYTPERIFELSKMDGAIILNDDCSKILYANVHVQPDNSYSTTESGTRHRTAERAAKHLKREVVAISERKKNVTLYKGNLKYRLKNFDELNIEVGQVLKTLESYRHVLNRSLDSLTILELDDLVTVLDVANTLQRFEMVRRISEEITRYLLELGSRGRLVNMQVSELIWDLDEEEESFLKDYIDDETDTDSVRRYLHSLSDSELLEVENVVVALGYSKSSSVFDNKIAAKGYRVLEKISKLTKKDVEKIVNTYKDISEIQEVTDEDFSAIKISKFKIKALRAGINRLKFTIEMQR
- a CDS encoding MATE family efflux transporter, whose product is MNSIGNVGKKTLISLTIPIFLELLLVTVVGNIDTIMLGYYSDEAVGAIGGITQLLNIQNVIFSFINMATSILTAQFLGARDYKRVKQVISVSLVLNILLGVVLGGIYLFFWRGLLQKMNLPEELVGIGRYYFQLVGGLCIFQGIILSCGAILKSHGRATETLIINVGVNILNILGNALFIFGWLGMPVLGPTGVGISTVISRGIGCVVAFYMMCKYCNFTFRKKYIKPFPFKIVKNILSIGLPTAGENLSWNMGQLMIVAMVNTMGTTIIASRTYLMLISSFIMTLSIALGQGTAIQIGHLVGAGEIKEVYNKCLKSVKIAFIFAFVATSIVCLLRKPIMNIFTTNPDILKASLKIFPLMIILEMGRVFNIVIINSLHAAGDIKFPMFMGITFVFTVAVLFSYIFGISLGWGLVGIWIANAMDEWIRGLAMYFRWKSKKWQNKSFV
- a CDS encoding N-acetylmuramoyl-L-alanine amidase: MKKILAFISLLFLMVACSSTEEVKSTGNRNINRGSNISRSQTTVRNIGKFQVDSNSYVATGKNERVQFIILHYTATDNLGAIKELTSSRVSSHFLVLDEDDNKIYNLVPLEQRAWHAGASAFRGRTNINDTSVGIEIVSDGIAKEFIADPNPYHPYDHYVDYKPIQIEKAAQIIKYVAEKYNIPARNILAHSDIAPSRKKDPGAKFPWKELYDKYNIGAWYDEADKQEFMDEEKFNATSIREIKDELRKYGYEINRFDEWDKESKDVVYAFQLHFNPKNPTGEMDLETFAILKALNKKYPE
- a CDS encoding histidine kinase — translated: MKYILNESMVGINGIEKISLKEVIEKFSYPENIKIKIEKDPYNIDIELKYKDFTIYYDIYYCVDKQIPEFHTLSFSLKKLYLNDQIYIKIGEEAKKVISKIKENYKSLNYKYEANEYSGSYYFKNLDLTIFFEKYGRKKIVDWIDISLPYEDNPNILDIGKILKLDILKNIFNND